A window of the Dasypus novemcinctus isolate mDasNov1 chromosome 15, mDasNov1.1.hap2, whole genome shotgun sequence genome harbors these coding sequences:
- the LOC131273524 gene encoding LOW QUALITY PROTEIN: olfactory receptor 5AR1-like (The sequence of the model RefSeq protein was modified relative to this genomic sequence to represent the inferred CDS: deleted 1 base in 1 codon) — MVLNSRNNIDIFPDTFEGFSDFSFVNAFSTSIFLITYIFGVMGDISIITVIIKDHQIYTPMYFFLKNLSFLDMHYTPVTMPKAIVNAILGSKDISFTECMAQLYLFFTMAATAMAYDNCMAIYRPLFYGVIMTRNLYWEPVSTSWIFGALCYIFHAVNTFSLPFCGPNVIDHFFCDIPPVMRLSCADYQVNEELIFIYSSCIILGASGLTVVFHICIISTIIQTNHVQGHWKAFSTCSSYLANGLLFYGTGISMYLRPISNYFPIRGRLAAIFYSIITPTLNPVIYCMRNTEMNAALKKMCHQIQRKN; from the exons ATGGTCCTCAATTCCAGGAACAATATAGACATATTTCCTGACACCTTTGAG GGTTTCTCAGACTTCTCATTTGTAAATGCCTTCAGCACTAGTATTTTTCTGATAACTTACATCTTTGGAGTCATGGGGGATATCTCCATCATCACAGTAATTATCAAAGATCACCAAATCTAcacacccatgtattttttcctgaaGAACCTCTCCTTCCTAGACATGCACTATACCCCAGTTACCATGCCCAAAGCCATTGTCAATGCCATCTTGGGTTCCAAGGATATTTCCTTCACAGAATGTATGGCCCAGCTCTACCTGTTCTTCACCATGGCTGCCACTGCCATGGCCTACGACAACTGTATGGCCATCTACAGACCCCTTTTCTATGGGGTCATAATGACCAGAAACCTCTACTGGGAGCCTGTTTCCACTTCCTGGATTTTTGGGGCCCTCTGTTACATTTTCCATGCTGTCAACAcattctccctccctttctgtGGACCTAATGTCATTGATCAC TTTTTCTGTGACATTCCACCTGTGATGAGGCTCTCTTGTGCTGACTACCAAGTAAATGAAGAATTGATCTTTATTTACAGCAGTTGCATCATTCTGGGAGCCTCTGGGCTCACTGTAGTCTTTCACATCTGCATCATCTCTACCATCATCCAGACCAATCATGTTCAAGGCCACTGGAAAGCCTTCTCAACCTGTTCCTCTTACCTGGCCAATGGTCTCTTGTTTTATGGAACTGGGATTTCTATGTACCTGAGACCTATATCCAACTATTTTCCCATCCGAGGTAGGTTGGCTGctatattttattccattatcaCACCCACTTTGAACCCTGTCATCTATTGTATGAGGAATACAGAAATGAATGCAGCCCTTAAGAAAATGTGCCatcaaatacagagaaaaaattga